A DNA window from Enterobacter asburiae contains the following coding sequences:
- the damX gene encoding cell division protein DamX, whose protein sequence is MDEFKPEDELKPDPSDRRTGRSRQSSERDNEPQINFDDVDLDADDRRPSRSRNAHEERAEEDYESEEDSMDEQPVERRPRKRKKAAAPKPASRQYIMMGLGVLVLVLLIVGIGSALKAPSTNSTEQTASAEKSINLSGNDATNQANGAQPAPGATSAEQTAGNTTAPQDVSLPPVSSTPAQGQAPATPEGQQRVEVQGDLNNALTQPQNQQQVDNVVVNSTLPTEPATVAPIRGGNAQPQTAATETKPRQTQTATRPERKQAVIEPKRETKPQAVVKAPEVKAVPAQPKRTETAAVSEPAKAPVTQTAPKATATTAAPAATAAPAATAPAATATASSSAAGKTAGNVGSMKSAPSSNYTLQLSSSSNYDNLNSWAKKSNLKDYVVYQTTRNGQPWYVLVSGVYSSKDEAKRAVAALPADVQAKNPWAKPIHQVQADLK, encoded by the coding sequence ATGGATGAATTCAAACCAGAAGACGAGCTGAAACCCGATCCCAGCGATCGTCGTACTGGTCGTTCTCGTCAATCTTCAGAACGTGATAACGAGCCGCAGATCAACTTTGACGATGTTGATCTGGATGCAGACGATCGTCGCCCTTCGCGCAGCCGCAACGCGCACGAAGAGCGAGCAGAAGAGGATTATGAGTCCGAAGAAGATTCAATGGACGAACAGCCTGTAGAGCGTCGCCCACGTAAACGTAAAAAAGCCGCTGCGCCGAAACCGGCTTCCCGCCAGTACATCATGATGGGCCTGGGCGTTCTGGTGCTTGTGCTGCTGATTGTCGGCATTGGCTCCGCGCTTAAAGCACCGTCAACGAACTCAACCGAGCAAACTGCTTCCGCTGAGAAGAGCATCAACCTGTCCGGTAACGATGCGACCAATCAGGCGAATGGCGCACAGCCTGCACCGGGTGCGACTTCCGCAGAGCAGACCGCAGGTAACACCACAGCGCCGCAGGATGTTTCTCTGCCGCCCGTTTCTTCAACCCCTGCTCAGGGTCAGGCACCTGCTACGCCTGAAGGCCAGCAGCGCGTAGAAGTTCAGGGTGATTTGAACAATGCGCTGACGCAGCCGCAGAACCAGCAGCAGGTTGATAACGTCGTGGTTAACTCTACGCTGCCAACTGAGCCGGCAACCGTTGCCCCAATTCGCGGCGGTAACGCTCAGCCACAAACGGCTGCGACGGAAACCAAACCGCGCCAGACGCAAACTGCGACGCGTCCTGAACGTAAGCAGGCGGTGATTGAGCCTAAGCGTGAAACCAAACCTCAGGCAGTCGTAAAAGCGCCTGAAGTGAAAGCCGTACCGGCACAGCCGAAACGCACCGAAACGGCTGCGGTGAGCGAGCCTGCTAAAGCGCCAGTCACTCAGACTGCGCCGAAAGCAACGGCGACCACAGCGGCACCGGCTGCCACAGCGGCACCTGCAGCAACGGCTCCGGCAGCCACGGCAACAGCCTCCAGCAGCGCCGCAGGCAAAACTGCAGGTAACGTTGGCTCGATGAAGTCTGCGCCATCCAGCAATTACACGCTGCAGCTGAGCAGTTCGTCTAACTATGACAACCTCAACAGCTGGGCGAAGAAATCAAATCTGAAAGACTATGTTGTTTATCAGACGACCCGTAACGGTCAGCCGTGGTATGTG